The Odocoileus virginianus isolate 20LAN1187 ecotype Illinois chromosome 3, Ovbor_1.2, whole genome shotgun sequence genome includes a window with the following:
- the NOP16 gene encoding nucleolar protein 16, which yields MPKAKGKTRRQKFGYNVNRKRLNRNARRKAAPRIECSHIRHAWDQTKSVRQNLAEMGLAMDPNRAVPLLKRKVKAMEVDVEERPKELVRKPYVLNDLEAEASLPEKKGNTLSRDLIDYVRYMVENHGENYKAMARDEKNYYQDTPKQIRNKINVYKRFYPAEWQAFTDSLQKNKMEVE from the exons ATGCCCAAAGCCAAGGGAAAAACTCGGAGGCAGAAGTTCGGTTATAATGTTAACCGGAAGCGTCTGAACCGGAATGCTAGACGGAAGGCAGCGCCGCGGATCGAATG CTCACACATCCGACATGCCTGGGACCAGACCAAATCGGTGCGGCAGAACCTGGCCGAGATGGGTTTGGCTATGGACCCCAACAGGGCAGTGCCCCTTCTTAAGAGAAAG GTTAAGGCCATGGAAGTGGATGTAGAGGAGAGGCCTAAGGAGCTTGTGCGGAAGCCGTATGTGCTTAATG ACCTGGAGGCAGAAGCCAGCcttccagaaaagaaaggaaatacactGTCGCGAGATCTCATTGACTATGTTCGCTACATGGTGGAGAACCATGGGGAGAACTATAAG GCTATGGCCCGGGATGAGAAGAATTACTATCAAGATACCCCAAAACAGATTCGGAATAAGATCAACGTGTACAAGCGTTTTTACCCAGCAGAGTGGCAAGCCTTCACTGATTctttgcaaaagaataaaatggaggTTGAGTGA
- the HIGD2A gene encoding HIG1 domain family member 2A, mitochondrial — METPGRVTPEAPFEPSQPPVIEGFSPSVYSTSESFKEKFIRKTRENPLVPIGCLGTAAALTYGLYCFHRGQSQRSQLMMRTRIAAQGFTIVAILVGLAASTLKSRP, encoded by the exons ATGGAGACTCCTGGCCGTGTCACTCCGGAGGCACCTTTTGAACCATCGCAGCCCCCAGTCATTGAAGGCTTTAGCCCCAGTGTATACAGCACTTCGGAAAGCTTCAAGGAAAAGTTTATTCGCAAGACCCGCGAGAACCCACTGGTACCCATAG GCTGCCTGGGCACCGCGGCCGCCCTTACCTATGGCCTCTACTGCTTCCACCGTGGACAGAGCCAGCGTTCCCAGCTCATGATGCGTACCCGGATCGCCGCCCAGGGCTTCACGATCGTAGCCATCTTGGTGGGTCTGGCTGCGTCCACTCTGAAATCTCGACCTTGA
- the ARL10 gene encoding ADP-ribosylation factor-like protein 10: protein MAPRPLSPLVLALGGAAAVLGSVLFILWKTYFGSGRERRWDGGEAWWGAEPAGLPQWDEWDPEDEEDVEPALEELEQREVLVLGLDGSGKSTFLRVLAGKPPLEGHIPTWGFNSVRLPTRDFEVDLLEIGGSQNLRFYWKEFVNEVDVLVFMVDSADRVRLPWARQELHKLLDKDPDLPVVVVANKQDLSEAMSMVELQQELGLQAVDSQREVFLLAASIAPAGTSFENPGTVHIWKLLLELLS from the exons ATGGCGCCGCGGCCGCTGAGCCCCTTGGTGCTGGCGCTGGGTGGCGCGGCGGCCGTGCTCGGCTCGGTGCTCTTCATCCTCTGGAAGACCTACTTCGGCAGCGGAAGGGAGCGGCGCTGGGACGGAGGCGAGGCCTGGTGGGGCGCTGAGCCGGCCGGCCTTCCACAGTGGGACGAGTGGGAC CCCGAGGACGAGGAGGACGTGGAGCCGGCGCTGGAGGAGCTGGAGCAGCGCGAGGTGTTGGTGCTGGGGCTGGACGGCTCCGGGAAAAGCACATTCCTGCGCGTGCTGGCGGGGAAGCCACCGCTGGAAGGCCACATCCCCACCTGGGGCTTCAACTCCGTGCGGCTGCCCACCAGGGACTTCGAGGTGGACCTGCTGGAGA TCGGCGGCAGCCAGAATCTGCGCTTCTACTGGAAGGAGTTTGTGAATGAAGTGGACGTGCTGGTGTTCATGGTGGACTCGGCTGACCGGGTGCGGCTGCCGTGGGCCCGACAGGAGCTGCACAAGCTGCTAGACAAGGACCCTGACCTGCCTGTTGTGGTGGTGGCCAACAAGCAG GACCTGAGCGAAGCCATGAGTATGGTGGAGCTGCAGCAGGAACTGGGTCTGCAGGCCGTCGACAGCCAGCGGGAAGTTTTCCTCTTGGCGGCCAGCATCGCCCCTGCAGGAACCAGCTTTGAAAATCCGGGCACGGTGCACATCTGGAAACTGCTCCTGGAGCTTCTCTCCTAG